The following coding sequences are from one Saccharomyces eubayanus strain FM1318 chromosome VII, whole genome shotgun sequence window:
- the GUS1 gene encoding glutamate--tRNA ligase GUS1 yields MQKGRHLKRDCHNRQYYAFLEVKKDTEGIEMPSTLTINGKASAVAYAELIAARIVNALAPNSIAVEFVDDKKAPAAKLDDATEDVFSKITGKFAAIFDNGKKEEVAKWVKLAQEELVVKNFGKLSQSLETLDAQLNLRTFILGGLKYSAADVACWGALRSNGMCGSIIKNKVDVNVSRWYTLLEMDPIFGEAHEFLTKSLQEVKKNANVGKKKETHKANFEIDLPDAKVGQVVTRFPPEPSGYLHIGHAKAALLNQYFAQAYKGKMIIRFDDTNPSKEKEEFQDSILEDLELLGIKGDRITYSSDYFQEMYDYCVQLIKDGKAYCDDTPTEKMREERMDGIASARRDRSVEENLKIFTEEMKNGTEEGLKNCVRAKIDYEALNKTLRDPVIYRCNLTPHHRTGSTWKIYPTYDFCVPIVDALEGVTHALRTIEYRDRNAQYDWMLQALRLRKVHIWDFARINFVRTLLSKRKLQWMVDKDLVGNWDDPRFPTVRGVRRRGMTVEGLRNFVLSQGPSRNVINLEWNLIWAFNKKVIDPIAPRHTAVVNPVKIHLEGAEAPQEPKIELKPKHKKNPAVGEKKVIYYKDIVVDRDDANVIDVDEEVTLMDWGNVIITKKNDDGSMVAKLHLEGDFKKTKHKLTWLADTKDVVPVDLVDFDHLLTKDKLEEDESFEDFLTPETEFHTDAIADLNVKDMKVGDIVQFERKGYFRLDALPKDGKPYVFFTIPDGKSVNKYGAKK; encoded by the coding sequence ATGCAAAAAGGAAgacatttgaaaagagattgTCATAATAGGCAGTACTACGCTTTTCTAGAAGTAAAAAAGGACACAGAAGGGATTGAGATGCCATCTACTCTAACTATAAACGGCAAGGCTTCTGCGGTTGCCTATGCTGAATTGATCGCAGCTCGTATTGTGAATGCGTTAGCTCCAAACTCTATTGCTGTTGAATTCGTCGATGACAAGAAAGCTCCTGCAGCAAAACTCGACGATGCCACTGAAGATGTTTTCAGCAAAATCACAGGAAAATTTGCTGCCATATTTGATAACGGTAAGAAGGAGGAAGTTGCCAAATGGGTTAAATTGGCTCAAGAAGAATTAGTCGTTAAGAACTTCGGTAAACTGTCCCAATCATTGGAAACATTGGACGCTCAATTGAACTTGAGAACTTTCATTCTTGGTGGTTTGAAATACTCCGCTGCTGATGTTGCATGCTGGGGTGCTTTGAGATCTAATGGTATGTGTGGTTCTatcatcaagaacaagGTTGATGTTAACGTCTCTCGTTGGTACACTTTGTTAGAAATGGATCCAATCTTCGGTGAAGCACATGAATTCTTGACCAAATCTTTACAAGAAGTAAAGAAGAATGCTAATGTGggtaagaagaaggaaactCACAAGGCTAACTTCGAAATTGATCTACCAGATGCCAAGGTAGGTCAAGTTGTCACTCGTTTCCCACCTGAACCTTCTGGATACTTACATATTGGTCACGCTAAGGCTGCTTTGCTGAACCAGTATTTTGCTCAAGCTTACAAGGGTAAAATGATCATTAGATTCGATGACACCAACCCATCgaaggaaaaggaagaatttCAGGATTCCATTTTGGAAGATCTTGAACTATTAGGTATTAAAGGTGACAGAATAACCTACTCTTCCGACTACTTCCAAGAAATGTACGATTACTGTGTTCAATTGATCAAAGATGGTAAGGCTTACTGTGACGATACTCCAACTGAAAAGATGAGAGAGGAACGTATGGATGGTATTGCTTCTGCAAGAAGAGACCGTTccgttgaagaaaacttAAAAATCTTTACtgaagaaatgaagaacGGTACTGAAGAAGGTTTGAAGAACTGTGTTCGTGCCAAGATCGATTACGAGGCTTTGAACAAGACTTTAAGAGATCCTGTTATCTACAGATGTAACTTGACTCCTCACCACAGAACTGGTTCGACCTGGAAGATTTACCCAACGTATGACTTCTGTGTTCCTATTGTTGATGCTCTTGAAGGTGTTACTCACGCGCTCCGTACCATTGAGTACAGAGACCGTAATGCTCAATATGACTGGATGTTACAAGCTTTGCGTTTGAGAAAGGTCCACATCTGGGATTTCGCTCGTATTAACTTTGTTAGAACTTTGTTGTCCAAGAGAAAGTTGCAATGGATGGTTGACAAGGACTTAGTCGGCAATTGGGATGATCCAAGATTCCCAACTGTCAGAGGTGTGAGAAGAAGAGGTATGACTGTTGAAGGTTTAAGAAACTTCGTCTTATCTCAAGGTCCATCCAGAAATGTTATCAATTTGGAATGGAACTTGATTTGGGCTTTCAACAAGAAGGTCATTGATCCAATTGCTCCAAGACACACTGCTGTTGTCAACCCAGTTAAAATTCACTTGGAAGGCGCTGAAGCTCCACAAGAACCAAAGATCGAATTGAAACCAAAACATAAGAAAAACCCAGCCGTTGGTGAAAAGAAGGTCATTTACTACAAGGACATTGTCGTTGACAGGGATGATGCCAACGTCattgatgttgatgaagAGGTCACTTTAATGGACTGGGGTAACGTTATCATTACCAAGAAGAATGATGACGGCTCTATGGTTGCTAAATTGCACTTGGAAGGTGATTTCAAGAAGACCAAGCATAAGTTAACTTGGTTAGCCGATACCAAGGATGTTGTCCCTGTCGATTTAGTTGATTTCGACCACTTGCTCACCAAGGACAAATTGGAAGAGGACGAAAGCTTCGAAGATTTCTTGACTCCTGAAACCGAGTTCCACACTGATGCTATTGCTGATTTGAATGTTAAAGACATGAAGGTTGGCGATATCGTTCAATTTGAGAGAAAGGGTTACTTCAGACTAGACGCTTTACCAAAGGATGGTAAGCCATACGTCTTTTTCACCATCCCAGATGGTAAATCCGTTAACAAGTACGGTGCTAAGAAATAA